A region from the Candidatus Electrothrix scaldis genome encodes:
- a CDS encoding DegQ family serine endoprotease: MKQKHVIPRLNTMAFLALCIFLLTAQARAANLDHDIAMLDRSAKAFSSVVRKAGPAVVYIAVEKTSKGLNGQGQLDMFNDPFFEHFFGKKFDRFRQEPSPFKQHEAGSGFLISSEGLILTNNHVVDDADSIRVRLADKREFTASVVGTDPQSDVALIKIDGSNLPTLTLGDSDKLEVGEWVIAIGSPFELSQTVTVGIVSAKGRSRMGISDYENFIQTDAAINPGNSGGPLLNIHGKVVGINTAIFSRNGGNMGIGFAIPINMAKSVEEQLRSNGKVTRGWLGVAIQDMNEDLAQSFGVNKAEGILVAEVTKDSPAEKAGIQQGDILLSLNGTKLIDVADLRNRIAMTTPGNKVNLALIREGRKQELSVAITEQPADFSRATKIRAKKNSSSPLDNMGLTLQDLSDELAQQFGYNKRQGVLITQIAPNSPADSVGIQPGQLIEEVNRVRVHSIAELRNAIKQGKDPKQLLLRIRAGEYSKYVVLRGTKQ, encoded by the coding sequence CCTTCAGCTCTGTTGTCCGCAAAGCTGGCCCGGCTGTCGTCTACATAGCTGTAGAAAAAACAAGCAAAGGGCTCAATGGTCAAGGCCAGTTAGACATGTTCAACGATCCTTTTTTCGAGCATTTCTTTGGAAAAAAATTTGACCGTTTCCGCCAGGAACCCAGCCCCTTCAAACAACACGAGGCAGGCTCAGGCTTTCTTATTTCCAGCGAGGGCTTAATCCTGACAAATAACCATGTGGTCGATGACGCGGACTCTATACGGGTCAGATTGGCGGACAAACGGGAATTCACAGCCTCTGTGGTCGGCACAGACCCGCAATCCGATGTAGCCCTCATCAAAATCGACGGGAGCAACCTCCCGACCTTGACTTTGGGAGATTCTGACAAACTGGAAGTTGGCGAATGGGTCATAGCCATTGGCAGCCCCTTTGAGCTGAGCCAGACCGTTACCGTCGGGATCGTTTCCGCCAAAGGACGTTCACGAATGGGAATCAGCGACTATGAAAACTTTATTCAAACAGACGCTGCAATCAACCCAGGCAACTCAGGAGGCCCGCTGCTTAATATTCACGGCAAGGTCGTAGGGATAAACACGGCTATCTTTTCTCGCAATGGCGGCAACATGGGGATTGGCTTTGCCATTCCCATCAATATGGCTAAATCTGTCGAGGAACAGCTGCGCAGCAACGGCAAAGTAACACGGGGCTGGCTGGGCGTGGCTATTCAGGATATGAATGAGGACCTTGCCCAATCCTTCGGCGTCAACAAGGCGGAAGGTATACTGGTTGCTGAAGTAACCAAAGACTCACCGGCTGAAAAAGCTGGAATCCAGCAGGGAGACATCCTCCTGTCCCTGAATGGAACCAAACTGATTGATGTTGCGGACCTGCGCAATCGCATCGCGATGACCACTCCAGGCAACAAGGTAAATCTGGCACTTATCAGGGAAGGAAGAAAACAAGAATTATCTGTCGCCATTACCGAGCAACCTGCTGATTTCAGCCGCGCAACGAAAATACGTGCAAAGAAAAACAGCAGCTCGCCTCTTGACAATATGGGCCTGACCCTTCAGGACCTGAGCGACGAACTTGCACAACAGTTCGGTTATAACAAGAGACAAGGTGTCCTCATCACTCAGATTGCCCCTAACAGCCCAGCAGACAGCGTCGGCATTCAACCAGGTCAGCTCATCGAAGAGGTCAACAGGGTACGGGTTCACAGTATTGCAGAGCTCCGCAACGCTATCAAACAGGGAAAAGATCCGAAGCAACTTCTTCTCCGCATTCGGGCAGGAGAGTACAGCAAATACGTGGTACTTCGGGGCACAAAACAATAA